From one Sciurus carolinensis chromosome 9, mSciCar1.2, whole genome shotgun sequence genomic stretch:
- the LOC124992626 gene encoding keratin-associated protein 10-12-like isoform X2: MAASTMSVCSSNLSYGSRVCQPGSCDSGPDPSWQVDDCPESCCEPPCCAPSCCQPSCCAPAPCLTLVCSPLSCASSPCCQQSGCQPDCCSCSPCQPSCCVPLCCQPVCCKPVCCVPVCSGPSSSCCQQSSCEPSCCSSSPCQPSCCVSLCCKPVCCVPVCSGASSSCCQQSSCHCSPCQPSCCVPVCCKPVCCYRPCPCVSLLCRPVCRPACCMPSSCSASCCQPSCCRAASCVSLLCRPACSRPACCRVSLGQKSCC, from the exons ATGGCCGCCTCCACCATGTCCGTCTGCTCCAGCAACCTGAGCTACGGCAGCCGCGTCTGCCAGCCCGGTTCCTGCGATTCTGGCCCCGACCCCTCCTGGCAGGTGGACGACTGCCCAGAGAGCTGCTGCGAGCCCCCCTGCTGCGCCCCCAGCTGctgccagcccagctgctgcGCCCCGGCCCCCTGCCTCACCCTCGTCTGCTCCCCACTCAGCTGTgcctccagcccctgctgccAGCAGTCTGGCTGCCAGCCTGACTGCTGCAGCTGCTCCCCCTGCCAGCCGTCCTGCTGCgtgcccctctgctgccagcccGTGTGCTGCAAGCCCGTGTGCTGTGTGCCCGTCTGCTCTgggccttcctcctcctgctgccagcaGTCTAGCTGTGAGCCCTCTTGCTGCTCATCCTCCCCCTGCCAGCCGTCCTGCTGCGTGTCCCTCTGCTGCAAGCCCGTGTGCTGTGTGCCCGTCTGCTCtggagcctcctcctcctgctgccagcaGTCTAGCTGCCA CTGCTCCCCCTGCCAGCCGTCCTGCTGCGTGCCCGTCTGCTGCAAGCCCGTGTGCTGCTACAGGCCCTGCCCCTGCGTGTCCCTGCTCTGCCGCCCCGTGTGCAGGCCCGCCTGCTGCATGCCCagctcctgctctgcctcctgctgccagcccagctgctgcCGCGCGGCCTCCTGCGTGTCCCTGCTCTGCCGCCCCGCCTGCTCCCGCCCGGCCTGCTGCCGTGTCTCCTTGGGACAGAAGTCCTGCTGCTGA